One genomic segment of Pandoraea thiooxydans includes these proteins:
- the rfaD gene encoding ADP-glyceromanno-heptose 6-epimerase, with product MTIIVTGAAGFVGANLVKALNERGETDIVAVDNLTRADKFRNLVDCDISDYLDKTDFIERMARREFGKVRAVFHEGACSDTMETDGRYMMENNFRYTRALLDSCLAQAVPLLYASSAAVYGGSDTFVESREYEQPLNVYGYSKFLFDQVVRRLTRNAGGKLPSQVVGFRYFNVYGPREAHKERMASVAFHNFNQFRSEGKVKLFGEYGGYAAGQQSRDFVSVEDVVKVNLHFFDHPEQSGIFNLGSGRAQPFNDVAMAVVNTLRGVQGMPAMPLEALVRDGLIEYIPFPDALRGKYQCFTQADIGQLRAAGYDAPFLSVAQGVERYCHWLLSK from the coding sequence ATGACCATTATCGTCACCGGCGCAGCGGGTTTTGTCGGCGCCAACCTTGTCAAGGCACTCAATGAGCGCGGCGAAACCGACATCGTGGCGGTCGATAACCTGACTCGCGCCGACAAGTTTCGCAATTTGGTTGATTGCGATATCAGCGATTACCTCGACAAAACCGATTTCATCGAGCGTATGGCGCGGCGCGAGTTCGGTAAAGTACGCGCGGTATTCCACGAGGGCGCATGTTCGGACACGATGGAAACCGACGGCCGCTATATGATGGAAAACAATTTCCGCTACACGCGTGCGCTGCTCGACAGTTGTCTGGCGCAAGCCGTACCGCTGCTGTACGCGTCGTCGGCCGCGGTCTATGGGGGCTCCGACACCTTCGTCGAGTCGCGCGAGTATGAGCAGCCGCTCAACGTCTATGGGTATTCGAAATTTCTTTTCGACCAGGTTGTCCGGCGGCTGACCCGTAACGCCGGTGGAAAGCTGCCCAGTCAGGTCGTAGGGTTTCGCTATTTCAATGTTTACGGTCCGCGCGAAGCGCACAAGGAGCGCATGGCGTCGGTCGCCTTTCACAATTTCAACCAGTTCCGCAGCGAAGGCAAGGTCAAGCTGTTCGGCGAATACGGCGGGTATGCCGCCGGTCAGCAGAGCCGCGATTTCGTATCGGTCGAAGACGTCGTGAAGGTCAATTTGCATTTCTTCGACCACCCGGAGCAAAGCGGCATCTTCAACCTGGGGTCTGGCCGTGCCCAGCCGTTCAATGACGTTGCGATGGCCGTGGTCAATACGCTACGTGGCGTACAGGGCATGCCGGCGATGCCGCTGGAAGCGTTGGTGCGTGACGGATTGATTGAGTACATTCCATTTCCGGACGCATTGCGTGGCAAGTATCAATGCTTCACACAAGCCGATATCGGTCAATTGAGGGCGGCGGGTTACGACGCTCCGTTCCTGAGTGTCGCTCAAGGCGTTGAGCGGTACTGTCATTGGTTGCTTTCAAAATAA
- a CDS encoding histone deacetylase family protein — protein sequence MATGFYTHPDCVLHEMGEWHPECPARLQAIEDQLIAGRIDGLLERREAPLVAEADILRAHTAAHWDFLSANAPKSGYFAIDGDTVLNSHSLTAARRAAGAAVAATDAVLAGELENAFCSIRPPGHHATPGTAMGFCLLNNIAVAVRHALDVHGLQRVAIVDFDVHHGNGTEAAFAGESRVLMCSIFQHPFYPYSGTENPAPNMVNVPVPARTGGLEVREMIDLTWLPRLEEFKPQMIFISAGFDAHRDDDLGGLALTEADFSWITAQVKAVAQRHAHGRIVSCLEGGYNLSALGRSVVAHLRVLADL from the coding sequence ATGGCGACCGGCTTTTACACGCACCCGGACTGCGTGCTCCATGAAATGGGTGAATGGCATCCGGAATGCCCTGCCCGCCTGCAGGCCATTGAAGACCAGTTGATCGCCGGGCGCATCGACGGCCTGCTGGAGCGGCGCGAAGCGCCGCTGGTGGCGGAAGCGGACATTCTGCGGGCGCACACGGCTGCTCACTGGGATTTCCTGTCGGCCAACGCGCCGAAGAGCGGCTACTTTGCGATCGACGGCGATACGGTGCTCAACTCGCATTCGCTAACAGCTGCCCGACGGGCCGCTGGCGCGGCGGTTGCCGCGACCGACGCGGTGCTCGCCGGCGAGCTGGAGAACGCATTCTGCAGCATTCGACCGCCCGGACATCACGCGACCCCAGGTACCGCCATGGGGTTTTGTCTGCTGAACAATATCGCGGTTGCGGTGCGTCATGCGCTTGACGTCCATGGCCTGCAGCGGGTCGCCATCGTCGATTTCGACGTGCACCACGGCAACGGCACCGAAGCCGCTTTTGCCGGAGAGTCCCGGGTGCTCATGTGCAGCATTTTCCAGCATCCGTTTTACCCATACAGCGGCACCGAAAATCCAGCCCCCAATATGGTCAACGTGCCGGTGCCGGCGCGCACCGGCGGGTTGGAAGTGCGCGAAATGATCGACCTGACCTGGCTGCCGCGCCTGGAGGAATTCAAGCCTCAGATGATCTTCATCTCGGCGGGCTTCGACGCGCATCGCGACGATGACCTTGGCGGCCTTGCCCTTACCGAGGCGGATTTCAGTTGGATCACGGCGCAAGTCAAGGCCGTTGCGCAGCGACACGCCCATGGGCGCATCGTCAGCTGTCTGGAGGGCGGATACAACCTGTCGGCGCTCGGCCGCAGTGTCGTTGCGCATTTGAGGGTGCTGGCCGACCTGTAG
- a CDS encoding ComEA family DNA-binding protein codes for MPILKVVNLDKDRIMLKKVLLAVVAFFVFSGMAAAAVDVNTASQAQLETIKGIGAAKSKAIVEERTKNGPFKSAEDLARRVKGIGSKSVAKLEAEGLTFGDRKAAPVTASKHGDAKGNAHSADKAAKKNAAHEGAATTPAGKPAQK; via the coding sequence ATGCCCATTTTAAAAGTGGTCAATCTCGATAAGGACCGCATTATGTTGAAGAAAGTACTGCTGGCAGTTGTCGCTTTTTTTGTTTTCTCCGGTATGGCCGCGGCCGCCGTTGACGTCAATACGGCCAGCCAGGCTCAATTGGAAACGATCAAGGGCATTGGTGCAGCCAAATCAAAAGCGATCGTGGAAGAACGAACCAAGAATGGTCCGTTCAAAAGCGCTGAGGACCTTGCCAGACGAGTCAAGGGCATTGGGAGCAAATCCGTTGCCAAACTCGAGGCGGAAGGGCTGACGTTCGGCGACAGGAAGGCGGCGCCAGTGACAGCAAGCAAGCATGGCGACGCGAAAGGCAACGCTCATTCGGCTGACAAGGCGGCCAAGAAAAACGCCGCGCATGAAGGCGCAGCTACCACGCCCGCCGGCAAACCCGCGCAGAAGTAG
- the cysM gene encoding cysteine synthase CysM, translating to MTYKTIEDTIGNTPLVQLVRLPDEEARRRNNVILGKLEGNNPAGSVKDRPALSMIKHAQARGRIKPGDTLIEATSGNTGIALAMAAAIRGYKMILIMPEDLSIERRQSMAAYGAQIILTPVKGGMEYARDLANQMEKDGKGVILDQFANPDNPLAHYETTGPEIWRDTGGNITHFISAMGTTGTIMGVSQYLKEQNAAIQIVGAEPAEGSRIPGIRKWPEAYLPKIFDRNRVDRTESVTQAEAEVMARRLAAEEGIFCGISAAGACAIALRIAREVENATIVFVVCDRGDRYLSTGVFPA from the coding sequence ATGACTTACAAAACCATTGAAGACACGATCGGCAATACCCCTCTGGTGCAACTGGTGCGCTTGCCGGACGAGGAGGCGCGTCGCCGCAACAACGTGATTCTGGGCAAGCTTGAAGGAAATAATCCGGCAGGGTCGGTCAAGGACCGTCCGGCGTTATCGATGATCAAGCATGCACAAGCCCGTGGCCGGATCAAGCCGGGCGATACGCTGATCGAGGCGACCAGCGGCAACACCGGTATTGCGCTGGCAATGGCTGCCGCCATACGCGGTTACAAAATGATTCTCATCATGCCGGAAGACTTGTCGATCGAGCGCCGGCAGAGCATGGCAGCGTATGGCGCGCAGATCATTCTGACGCCGGTCAAGGGGGGCATGGAATACGCCCGCGATCTGGCGAATCAAATGGAAAAAGACGGCAAAGGTGTGATTCTCGATCAATTTGCCAATCCGGACAATCCGCTGGCTCACTATGAAACGACTGGCCCGGAAATCTGGCGGGACACTGGTGGAAACATCACGCACTTCATCTCTGCCATGGGCACGACCGGTACGATCATGGGCGTATCGCAGTATCTGAAGGAACAAAACGCAGCCATTCAGATCGTTGGCGCCGAGCCTGCGGAAGGGTCGCGGATTCCCGGCATCCGCAAATGGCCGGAAGCCTATCTGCCGAAAATTTTCGACAGAAATCGGGTTGATCGTACCGAGTCCGTTACCCAGGCCGAAGCCGAGGTCATGGCGCGACGGCTGGCTGCGGAGGAAGGCATTTTTTGTGGTATTTCCGCTGCAGGGGCCTGCGCGATTGCATTGCGTATTGCGCGGGAAGTCGAGAATGCGACGATCGTTTTCGTCGTATGCGATCGTGGCGACCGCTATCTGTCGACCGGCGTATTTCCTGCCTGA
- a CDS encoding enoyl-CoA hydratase, whose amino-acid sequence MNQEAQPDAPLLLQTRDAHGVVTLTLNRPRQFNALSEAMLDALQRALEAIAVDESVRVVILGGAGPAFCAGHDLKEMRAAPSLTYYQTLFAQCSRLMLTIQRLPQPVIARVHGLATAAGCQLVAMCDLAVAADVARFAVSGINYGLFCATPSVALGRNVSRKQAMEMLLTGEFIDANTARERGLVNRVVSLDKLDDELGALARTICAKPAVAVAAGKGLFYRQLETGIEAAYQLAGQTMACNMMAGDALEGVQAFIEKRPPHWSRD is encoded by the coding sequence ATGAATCAGGAAGCCCAACCGGACGCTCCTTTGCTGCTGCAAACGCGCGATGCCCACGGAGTGGTGACGCTGACCTTGAACCGGCCGCGCCAATTCAACGCGTTGTCCGAGGCGATGCTGGATGCGCTGCAGCGGGCCCTGGAAGCAATCGCGGTCGACGAATCGGTGCGGGTGGTGATTCTCGGCGGTGCCGGTCCGGCATTTTGCGCCGGGCATGACCTCAAGGAGATGCGCGCTGCGCCGTCGCTGACCTATTATCAGACACTGTTTGCGCAATGCAGCCGCCTGATGCTGACGATTCAGCGTCTGCCTCAGCCCGTGATTGCCCGCGTGCATGGGTTGGCGACGGCTGCCGGATGCCAGCTGGTCGCCATGTGCGACCTCGCGGTCGCGGCCGACGTCGCGCGATTTGCCGTCTCTGGCATCAACTACGGCCTGTTTTGCGCCACCCCCAGCGTGGCGCTCGGCCGAAACGTGTCGCGCAAGCAGGCGATGGAAATGCTGCTCACCGGCGAATTCATCGATGCCAATACCGCGCGTGAGCGGGGTCTTGTCAATCGCGTCGTATCGTTGGATAAACTCGACGACGAATTGGGGGCGCTGGCCCGAACGATCTGCGCCAAGCCGGCGGTTGCCGTGGCCGCCGGCAAGGGCCTGTTCTATCGCCAGCTGGAGACCGGCATCGAAGCCGCGTATCAACTGGCCGGGCAGACGATGGCCTGCAACATGATGGCCGGCGACGCCCTCGAGGGTGTTCAAGCCTTCATCGAAAAACGCCCGCCGCACTGGTCCCGCGACTGA
- the mltB gene encoding lytic murein transglycosylase B, which yields MDKLARIVANVSLSFLFAFAAVVLAPAHAHATPRNDRTNNSLEEEIVPQHYANNPDVDAFIADLVARDGFDGAALKRLFSQVDYSQTAARLVAPPPVPTPKNWSAYQSRLVDSIRINDGVQFWQDNDATLKRAAEQFGVPPSIIVAIIGVETVYGRHMGNFRTIDALTTLAFDYPQTKNRDDRMTMFRKQLENFLVWTRERNVDPLSVYGSYAGAIGIPQFMPTSLINYAVDYDGDGKIDLAHSAADAIGSVGNFLMQHGWERDQPVIWHIASDPGSQGLAQAGADGQAKPHWTLGNFLKAGIEMNEPGLNLAAQSNTPVLVIDLPTPDQPTQYFLGLQNFYVLTRYNRSFFYAMAVYDLAQAIKAAKAP from the coding sequence GTGGACAAGCTGGCTCGCATTGTTGCCAACGTTTCGCTTTCGTTCCTGTTTGCCTTCGCCGCTGTCGTCCTGGCGCCTGCCCACGCGCATGCGACCCCGAGAAACGACCGGACGAACAATTCGCTGGAGGAGGAAATCGTACCCCAGCATTACGCCAACAACCCGGACGTCGACGCGTTCATTGCCGATCTGGTGGCGCGCGACGGATTCGACGGCGCGGCGTTGAAACGGCTGTTCTCGCAAGTCGATTATTCCCAGACGGCAGCGCGGCTGGTCGCGCCGCCGCCAGTGCCGACCCCGAAGAACTGGAGCGCATATCAGTCACGTCTGGTCGATTCCATTCGCATCAATGACGGCGTCCAGTTCTGGCAGGACAATGATGCCACCTTGAAACGAGCGGCCGAACAATTTGGTGTGCCCCCGAGCATTATTGTTGCCATTATCGGCGTCGAAACCGTCTACGGTCGGCACATGGGCAACTTCCGCACGATCGACGCGCTGACGACCCTGGCCTTCGACTATCCGCAGACGAAGAACCGGGACGACCGCATGACAATGTTTCGCAAGCAGCTGGAAAATTTCTTGGTCTGGACCCGCGAACGCAATGTCGATCCGCTGTCGGTCTATGGGTCATATGCTGGTGCCATCGGCATTCCTCAATTCATGCCGACCAGCCTGATCAACTATGCAGTCGATTACGACGGCGATGGCAAGATCGACCTCGCGCACAGCGCTGCCGACGCAATCGGCAGCGTCGGCAATTTCCTGATGCAGCATGGCTGGGAACGCGATCAGCCGGTGATTTGGCATATCGCGAGCGACCCTGGCAGCCAGGGGCTGGCGCAAGCGGGCGCGGATGGGCAGGCCAAACCGCATTGGACGCTGGGTAATTTCCTCAAGGCGGGCATCGAGATGAACGAGCCCGGCCTGAACCTCGCCGCGCAGAGCAACACTCCGGTGTTGGTCATCGATTTACCGACACCCGACCAACCCACTCAGTACTTCCTGGGGCTGCAGAATTTCTACGTCCTCACGCGCTATAACCGCAGTTTTTTCTATGCGATGGCGGTGTATGACCTGGCCCAGGCAATCAAGGCGGCCAAAGCACCCTGA